A single region of the Apodemus sylvaticus chromosome 7, mApoSyl1.1, whole genome shotgun sequence genome encodes:
- the LOC127689668 gene encoding LOW QUALITY PROTEIN: tripartite motif-containing protein 43C-like (The sequence of the model RefSeq protein was modified relative to this genomic sequence to represent the inferred CDS: deleted 1 base in 1 codon), which produces MDILQTSQETLTCLICRGIFIDPVFLRCGHTFCKACLILSSEDIRIPDLCPTCREPSHRMFINNITMKTRVSNVREQRIMKYLNSDDHKCVIHKERKIKFCGESRALLCQLCSDSQDHRGHRHCTIELRVTKQMLKLEKQMASLLQKIQDQQENVNAERRTIPGWLDYITLREEMIRSEYSKLYPPLEEEENQYMACMKNQSNIIVEEFKKSEAMMVHKRSQLIEMYQELIAMSQKPYEVLLLQDLDDWFRRSESVPLTQCVKPKLSAHPNTGLAARFNRFQVKIFFQNLVLFNCQPRQLFNFRRLSFRHHNDYPFLDVPGSYRTSWGTESFTTGKYYWELDLKDHEQWAVGVCYNFWLRNFNIGSEGAFLLVCLKDGDVYNLLTTCPSLHHYIEKPAGRVGVFLDCEGGFVSFLDVAKSSLIYSYCPRNFGYTVRPYYCTIYT; this is translated from the exons atggacattttgcaaACCTCCCAGGAAACACTCACTTGCTTGATTTGCCGGGGCATCTTTATAGATCCAGTCTTCTTAAGGTGTGGCCATACTTTCTGCAAGGCCTGTCTCATCCTTTCTTCAGAAGATATCAGAATCCCAGACCTCTGCCCTACATGTAGGGAACCATCCCATCGGATGTTCATAAATAATATCACTATGAAGACACGGGTATCTAATGTGAGAGAACAGAGGATCATGAAGTATTTGAATTCTGACGATCACAAGTGTGTGatccacaaggagagaaagataAAATTCTGTGGTGAGAGCAGGGCCCTCCTCTGTCAATTGTGTTCtgactcccaggatcacagaggtcACAGACACTGCACCATTGAACTGCGTGTTACAAAGCAAATG cTGAAACTTGAAAAGCAAATGGCATCCTTATTGCAGAAGATCCAAGATCAGCAGGAGAATGTGAATGCAGAGAGGAGAACAATTCCTGGATGGTTG GACTATATAACCCTACGGGAGGAAATGATCAGGTCAGAGTATAGCAAACTATATCCACCCCTCgaagaagaagagaatcaatATATGGCATGTATG AAAAATCAAAGTAACATTATTGTAGAAGAGTTTAAGAAAAGTGAAGCCATGATGGTCCACAAGAGGAGTCAACTAATAGAAATGTATCAGGAGCTGATTGCCATGTCCCAGAAGCCATATGAGGTGTTGCTGCTGCAG gatttggatgactggttcagaag AAGTGAGTCAGTGCCGCTGACACAGTGTGTGAAACCAAAACTCAGTGCCCATCCCAATACTGGGCTGGCAGCAAGGTTCAACCGCTTCCAAG tgaaaattttctttcaaaatttagtCCTGTTCAACTGCCAGCCAAGACAACTTTTTAATTTCAGAAGACTCAGCTTTAGACATCACAATGACTATCCATTTCTGGATGTACCTGGATCTTATCGTACTTCCTGGGGAACAGAGAGCTTTACCACTGGAAAATATTACTGGGAACTGGATTTAAAGGACCATGAGCAATGGGCTGTAGGGGTCTGTTACAATTTCTGGTTGAGAAACTTTAATATTGGATCTGAAGGTGcatttcttcttgtgtgtttgaagGACGGTGATGTTTACAATCTTCTCACCACCTGCCCATCATTGCACCACTATATAGAGAAGCCAGCTGGCCGGGTCGGTGTGTTCCTTGATTGTGAGGGTGGATTtgtgagtttcctggatgtaGCCAAGAGTTCCCTTATATACAGCTACTGCCCTAGAAATTTCGGTTACACTGTAAGGCCATACTACTGTACCATCTACACATGA